One Natronococcus sp. CG52 DNA window includes the following coding sequences:
- a CDS encoding MOSC domain-containing protein codes for MNWVGTAERIFTAPDAGVEMTERGEVEAVAEAGLRGDRYFREIETGTFVKWEADEERPDGYDLTLIEREAIHAIEREAEIKLDSGEHRRNIVTQNAALNHLVGKRFRVGDAVCRGDRLCEPCGYLQRITGEEVLDALAHRGGLRADILESGTIRPGDEIEPLD; via the coding sequence ATGAATTGGGTCGGAACTGCTGAGCGCATCTTCACTGCTCCTGACGCGGGCGTCGAAATGACCGAACGCGGTGAAGTTGAGGCCGTTGCTGAAGCTGGTCTTCGTGGTGACAGATATTTCCGTGAGATCGAAACAGGGACCTTCGTCAAGTGGGAGGCTGACGAAGAACGCCCGGATGGCTACGATCTAACGCTCATTGAGCGTGAAGCCATCCACGCGATCGAGCGCGAGGCGGAGATCAAACTCGATTCTGGCGAACACAGGCGGAATATCGTCACCCAGAATGCCGCGCTCAACCATCTCGTTGGCAAGCGATTCCGTGTCGGTGACGCCGTCTGTCGCGGGGATCGACTGTGTGAGCCGTGTGGGTATCTTCAGCGTATCACGGGGGAAGAGGTCTTAGACGCATTGGCTCATCGGGGTGGGCTTCGAGCGGACATCCTCGAAAGCGGGACTATTCGGCCCGGTGATGAAATCGAACCGCTCGATTAG